The following DNA comes from Candidatus Bathyarchaeota archaeon.
AAATCGCACAATGGATGATAGGTGGTTACATCATTCATGGAAATAGCCTATGCTTAGGGTTTCTGAAGTAAAGGGAGAAAAGTTATTACAATAAAACACCATTGTAAAAGCTACGGATTGTAAACTCGCTTTTAGAGGAAACGCATAGAATTGAGTGCCACAAACAAGAGGATTGCACTACAGCGAATTCACAGACTTTTCAGGCTTGCTAAAAATGTTATTCATGAAGACGAGAAATTGGCACAACGCTACATTTCTATTGCCCGAAGAGTCTCTATGGCGTCGAGAGCTCGTATTCCACGAGAATATCGGTGGCAGATTTGCAAAGGCTGTAAAAAGTTTATTTTGCCCGGTGTTAACTGTCGTGTGCGTATTCTGCAACGCAGGGAGTCCCACGTGGTCATTACTTGTGGCTACTGTGGTAAACATACGCGGTTTCCAATGAAAGTTGGGGAGAAACAGAAAAATGATAACACCAAAAATGAGACGCAGAATTAAGCGTGAGTTGAGTGCTGAGGGACCGACAGTTTGGATTGGAAAGAATGGAATCTCGCAAGAAGTTTTGGTTGAGGTAGATGGGCAGTTGGAGAGAACGGAGATGGTGAAAGTGAGGATTCTGAAAGCTGCGTTGGAAGAGAATAATGCTAAGGCGATTGCAGACGAGATTGCTCAGCAAACCGAGTCGGTGCTTGTAGAGGTTAGAGGTCACACTTTCATGCTTTATAGAAAGAAGAAAACATGATAACAAGCACAGCATATTTGGATTGGATTTATAACGCTTAACTGTTACTTCTGAGTTGTTGCTCTATTTCCTTAATCGCTTGCGTTGATGGTTGCATTGGAAAATTGTATAGAGGACCGCTTGGTTTTTCGTTGTAGTATGGACGGTTGCAGTGGGGACAGCCTGAGGTCAAGAATGGTGTTCCGCTTCGAATGGCATCTTCTAACTGTGTTTGTGAAACTCCGAAGTTAGTGATGTTGCCTTTTTCGTTGAAGCCCATTTTTTCAAATATTGTCTTTCCTTGTACTATTAGATAGCGGGCGAGTTGAATTCTCCTGTAGTGGTTTATTGTCGGTGGAGAGTTATGCTCTAGCGCTGTTCCATGTATAGGTGTGAAGGCGAAGAGTGCTGGGTAGACGCTATTGTCTATGCACCATTGAATAGTCTTTATCATTTCCTTTTCTGTTTCACCCAAAGCTACGATGAGATGGGTGCTTGCTTTACCTTTGCCAAATACTTCTACTGCTTCCAGTAATGCATCATGCTGTCTATCCCAATCATATGGGCCATCTGCGGAGATGCCTTTGACTTGGTTGAAAATGTCTTTTGTTGCTGCGTCAAGTGAGATCCCGATTCTTTCAACACCAGCCTCCCTCAGTTTTTTCATTTCCTCTTTGTTCAAAGGCTGACAGGAGACGGATATAGGAGCCTTTGTTCCACGAAGCTTAATTTCCTTGACTAAGGCTAAGACGTCCTCTAGAACAGTGGGATAGTTTAAGGCTTGAATGCAGACTCGCCTTATCTCTCCTCTGTGCGCAGAAGTTGCCAATTCGGACAATACTTTTTTCGTCGTGAGAGCTGGCCAAGTAACTCTAGAAAGCATGTCGGCACGGGTTTTACTGCTTCTTGCTTGCGCGCAGAAGCCGCAGTTTGCTGTGCATTTGCCCTTAATGTGGGTGAGGAGGTATGCGGTCGTTGGCTTGGTGTTTAGAAAGCCTTCCATCAAACGTAATGTTATGGCCGAGCCAGATGAGACTCGAACTAGGTTGGGTAGAATTGATTTTCCTGTTCTGGTTTGGTCGAGTTTCTCTGGTGACATCGCTTCTCTACAAATCGTCTGCCAAGTATTTTAGGTCAAAAGGTTTCATCTTGTATCCAGATTTTATGCTTACGAGGAATGATTCGAAATCGCTTACAATATTTCCCCAATTCAAGGCGAAGGTTCGCATAAAGTCGCTGTATCGTGAGTAGTTTTTGTGAAATGATACCATAATGATGTCCTTTCCACATCCTTCACCGTCCGCGGCGAAAATTATGTTTTGATGTTCATTTGTCCATTCAGCTGCGTGTTGCACTATTTTCTCAGCTTCATCAGCCGATGGGTAAGATTTTATTTTGATAAAGGTGAAAGCCAAAATTTGGTAGCCGAGCTTCTCAAAGTCAGGAATAACTGTGTAGGTTTTTATGTATCCTTTTTCTAGTTGGGCTCTCGTTCTGGTAATGGTTGGCTGTGAGACTCCTAAGATGCGAGCTATTTCTCTGTCGCTTCTCTTGGAATTTCTCGGCATTTCCTTTAATAGTCTGAGGAGTTTTTGCTCTTTCATGGAGGACTCTATTCGTGGCAATCCTTTAAAAAGCTTGATGAACAGCAAGCAGCAAGGAGAAGTTTGTGGATGTGAGCAGAATTGCTTAGGTGACTGTGAGAAGTGCAATTTTATAAATTGGAACATCAGAGCTTAATATTGCAGTTGGGGCCTAAGGTCTGTGAACTTCGAAGAACTGTTAGCAGCAGATGAAAAAAAGCTTAAAGAAGCTCTGGAAAAGGCGCGGATAATAAGCCAGACATACTTTGGAAAGAAGCTCCTCTTTTATGTGCCCAGTTTTGTCTATTACAAAACAGATTATTTTTGCTCTTTACCAACCGTTTTTCCATCAATCTCCATAACGGGCTCCTCATGTTCTCTACGATGTAAACACTGCAGCGGCATTGTCTTAAACACTATGTACCCCGCAGAGTCACCGGAGAAGCTTGTGGAACTTTGTAGAGATTTGAAAAGCAAAGGCGCGGTGGGATGCTTGATTAGTGGCGGATGTTTGCCAGATGGCTCTGTGCCGCTTGATAAGTTTGTGGATGCAATGGCGGAGATTAAGCGAGAGTTGGGGTTAACTCTAGTGGTACATACGGGTGTAGTTAGCAGAAGTATGGCGAAGCAGCTGAAGGAAGCAGGAATAGACGCTGCTTTAATCGACATAATTGGTTCAGATGAAACAATAAAAGAAATCTACAACTTAGATGTTAGTGTGTCTGATTATAAAAACTCGCTTCAAGCATTACACAACGCTAAAATCCCAACTGTGCCCCATGTATTGGTGGGCCTTCACTACGGCGAGCTGAAAGGCGAACTGCATGCGCTAAAAATGCTTGCAAACTATGAACCTTCAGCAGTCATCGTAATCGCCTTCATGCCAATCCGCGGCACCGCAATGGAAAAAGTTGAGCCACCTACACCTTCAGCAATAGGCAAAGTGCTTGTAGCTGCTAGGCTTATGATGCCGTCTACACCATTGGCGCTGGGATGTATGAGACCGAAAGGGATGCACAGAGCCATAACTGATGTTTTAGCTGTTAAGGCTGGTGTGAACGGTATCGCTTTTCCAGCAGAAGAAGCGATAAAGCTGGCTAAGTCGCTGGGTTATGAAGTTTCTTTTTCCTCTTTATGTTGTTCTCAGATTTTCGAAGACCTAGAAGACCGGGAAAATTGAGACATGAAAAAAATTGATGTGAAAGAATAAAGAGCCGAATAGAGTTTTATCTGAAAGTGAACTGCCACATTGAGCTCATTATCTGGTCTTTGGCGATTTTGATCTGTTTGCTCAGTTTTTTGGCGTCTTTTTTCGATATTCCTTGGCAGATAAGCTCTTTCTCGAATGCTTTTCTTGCTTTTCTCACTTTCCAGCCCAATGTTATCCAAATCAAGAGGAGTTGGGAGAGTAACTGAATGATTCGGGGAATTATGCCGAGAATTGTTCGTATTCGCAAGTCTGTAGCTCCGCCGATAATTGGAAGAGAAGTTTAATCTTCTTCCTCTTCTGAGCTTAAGCCCTTTTCCTTCATTTTCTCAGAGATTCTATCTTTAATTCTCTTCTGTATTTCTTCATGCATTTTTGGAGAGAAAGAGCCTTTACTCCCAATTTGCTTAAAAAGGTCGCCTAATCCTGTAAACGTTTTCATGTAGTCCTCTGTCATTTGCAGAGCTAGGTTGTCTGGCATTCCGCTGTCTTTTAGTTCTTTGTAGAAAGCTCCAGCTGCCTTGCCCATGTTGCGTCCTGCTTCTTCGCTGAAAACGCTGGCGATGATGTTTTTAATGAGTGCTGGAATTTCGGTGGAGACGACGCTTAGGATTTCTTTAATCTCTTCGGCTTCTTCCTTTGGGCTTTTTTCTCGACCTCTATCTTTCTTTTCTAGCATTTTATTTTTCTCCTTTTGTTGTTAACGGAAGATATATCGTCTTGATATTGTGATAGCTTGAGCTTTTTTGTGTTCCGCTTCAAACTTTGCTTTTTCTATTGAGCAGTTGTTGTGTTGTGTAACTGCGATATTAATGCCTGAAGACGGGGCAATTGTTTGTGGTAGTATCTTCCTTATTCCAGACAGCTTGTTTCTACTTAAACTTGTTTTCATGTTTCATACACCTCACTATAATAGAAGGTGTGGACACTCTAGTTTAGTATCGTGAGAAAAAGTGGTCAATCACTTGGTCACTGTTCGATTAATTCATATTTTTTGCCGAAGCCTACAACTTGGCGGACTATTCCTTCCTTTTCTAGTTGTTTTATGCGTTGTCTAATTATGCGTCTTGAGGCTGTGCCTCGCATGGCTTGAACTTGGCGTGTTATGGCGGAAATATTTAGTGGACCTTTCACGGCAAGGGCCTGTATTACGCATCGCCTCATTTCGTCTCTGGCAACTTCTGGCTTTTTGATGACTTGTTCTGCCATTTTTAATCGCGCTGCAATCTTCAAAGGTTCCTCGTATAAGCCTAAACCCACCTTTGTAAGCCGCAATGACGCTACTAATCCTTCATATTCAGGTTTTTCAAGAATCAAAGTTTCAAGAGCGTCTAAACGCTTTATTATCAGGTCTAACTTTTCGCTCAACTCTTCAGCGCTAATGGTTGATTTAGGCTGTGGTTTCTTCTTGTTTTCACTCATCTCTGAGCAAACTCGCTTCGGATGGAAAAGGTATAAGGTTCTTTGTTTAAATGGTTATACTCATTTGACAGTTCTCATCCTCATAAATAGACGTTCAGGGAATGGAATAAACAGAAGCATAAGACTCTAGCTTAGAGCGTCAAACAGCAAGTTGCCCGTATTTCAAAGCTTGCCAATGCTTCTACTCTTTTTCTCTTTGCTGCACCGCCTTAGTTGCCCTGCTTGCCCCCGCAAACGCTGACAACCCTAGAATCTCTCCTTTTGCTATATCCATTGGAATCGCAAACACAATTGTATTGCTCTGATCATAACTAATGTCTTCCAAACTCGACAAAGTGCGCAGATATAAGGTTCAATTACTCATCTGTTTTACAGCTTTCTCCAAATTTAGGGCAGCCATTAGCTCACCTTCACTCTTAATAATTACTGCCCGCTTTTCCCGCTCAGCCTCAGCTTGCCATGCAATCACTCGCTTCATATTTTCTGGTAACTCTACAGTTTGCAAACTCACTGAAATGATATCCACGCCCCAATCCTGCGTCTCCTGCTCCACAATCCTGCCAATCCTATCCGCAATCTCATCCCGCCGCGCCAGCAACTCGCCCAACTTCACATTTCCAACAACATCGCGCATCGTCGTCTGTGCGTGCTTCATCACGCTGTTTCACACGTTCTGAATGTTCACCAAACTGTCCCTTGTGTTCACTACTTTCATAAACACCACAGCATCAACGGTCACACTGATGTTGTCCTTGGTCATAACCTCCTGTCCCGAAACATCCAAAGTAATAATCCGCTTATCCTGCTTCAAGAAACTCTCCGCCAATGGCCACTTAAAGAAAAAGCCAGGACCCACTAACCATTGAAACTTCCCAAGTCGCAACGCAATGGTCTCCTCCCATTCCTTGTTAATCGCCATACAACCAGGTAAGAATCCTAGGAAATCAAAGCGACAATCGCAAACAGAGCAGATCGAATGTTAGGAAAGGCAAGGATATCAGCACCAGAAACAACACAAACAATCCCAAGAAGAACACGAACGGAGTAGAAGAACTCGAATACTCTTCACCTCTGCTCGACGCAACAACCGTACTCTTTATCTCATTCATCCTTTCAAACCCACCTCCCTCTCTCCCAACACTTTATTGTATCAAACCCTATTTCTGTTTTGTCAACACTACAAATACATTCATG
Coding sequences within:
- a CDS encoding ribonuclease P, yielding MSATNKRIALQRIHRLFRLAKNVIHEDEKLAQRYISIARRVSMASRARIPREYRWQICKGCKKFILPGVNCRVRILQRRESHVVITCGYCGKHTRFPMKVGEKQKNDNTKNETQN
- a CDS encoding YhbY family RNA-binding protein, whose protein sequence is MITPKMRRRIKRELSAEGPTVWIGKNGISQEVLVEVDGQLERTEMVKVRILKAALEENNAKAIADEIAQQTESVLVEVRGHTFMLYRKKKT
- a CDS encoding radical SAM protein; amino-acid sequence: MSPEKLDQTRTGKSILPNLVRVSSGSAITLRLMEGFLNTKPTTAYLLTHIKGKCTANCGFCAQARSSKTRADMLSRVTWPALTTKKVLSELATSAHRGEIRRVCIQALNYPTVLEDVLALVKEIKLRGTKAPISVSCQPLNKEEMKKLREAGVERIGISLDAATKDIFNQVKGISADGPYDWDRQHDALLEAVEVFGKGKASTHLIVALGETEKEMIKTIQWCIDNSVYPALFAFTPIHGTALEHNSPPTINHYRRIQLARYLIVQGKTIFEKMGFNEKGNITNFGVSQTQLEDAIRSGTPFLTSGCPHCNRPYYNEKPSGPLYNFPMQPSTQAIKEIEQQLRSNS
- a CDS encoding Lrp/AsnC family transcriptional regulator — its product is MKEQKLLRLLKEMPRNSKRSDREIARILGVSQPTITRTRAQLEKGYIKTYTVIPDFEKLGYQILAFTFIKIKSYPSADEAEKIVQHAAEWTNEHQNIIFAADGEGCGKDIIMVSFHKNYSRYSDFMRTFALNWGNIVSDFESFLVSIKSGYKMKPFDLKYLADDL
- a CDS encoding radical SAM protein, with the protein product MNFEELLAADEKKLKEALEKARIISQTYFGKKLLFYVPSFVYYKTDYFCSLPTVFPSISITGSSCSLRCKHCSGIVLNTMYPAESPEKLVELCRDLKSKGAVGCLISGGCLPDGSVPLDKFVDAMAEIKRELGLTLVVHTGVVSRSMAKQLKEAGIDAALIDIIGSDETIKEIYNLDVSVSDYKNSLQALHNAKIPTVPHVLVGLHYGELKGELHALKMLANYEPSAVIVIAFMPIRGTAMEKVEPPTPSAIGKVLVAARLMMPSTPLALGCMRPKGMHRAITDVLAVKAGVNGIAFPAEEAIKLAKSLGYEVSFSSLCCSQIFEDLEDREN